The Teredinibacter sp. KSP-S5-2 genomic interval AAACTCTAGATTGCTTAATCCCAACTCAGCTAAACGCCTTCGACCGGAAACGGTCTACACTTATGGTGAAAACCTTTAAAAAGGCGAAGCGAGGAAAAGTGGATGTTATTAGGCATTGGTCGTCGGCGTCAGAGAGTAGATTCATCGAGAGACTCGGTTCATAACTATTATGAACATATGGTGATAGAGCAGATCCTTAGAGCAAACGAACGCGCAAACGACGATTCTGACTTTCTTGCGGATATTGCCTGTGTGGCATTGAATCATTTGCCGCCCAAATATGTCCGCCACGATGTGGATATGACCTTCTTTTTAACCCCGGATGAGCAGGAGGAAATGCTAGATCGCGTAGCAAAGGCGGTGAACAATGCGGTGAATTACGTATTAAGCCGTGAGCAAGAAAAGAAAAACTGGTTGAAAAACGAGCAAGCAGCAGATGCGCAAAACGACCAGTAAGTTTGGTTTATGTTCATATGAGTTACCTTAGATCTCAACTAAGTAGAACCCTCGCCCAAACGGCATTAGCCTGTTTTTTATCGCTCCCACTCACAACGCATGCATCAGAAAATCCAACATTAATTGTCACCTATCCGGATATTTATAACGACTACCTCGAGTTTCTAGACGGACGAAGTCCCATAAGCATTACCGAGTATTCCGGTGAAAAATCACGTAGAGATGTGGTCGAACTAATTCTTATTCAGCAAGCACTGCATTTGGGTGGCTATCAACACCCGATTGCCTTCAAATTGGAAGCCTTTTACAACCGGGTCATGCACTTACTGGATAAGGGGGGCGTTGCCGCAGGAGCCTCAACCACGTGGGATAAAGATGCCAACAAACATCGATACTACGTCAGCGAACCGATTATTCGACGTGGCGAGTTCGTGGCCGGTCTCTACACAAAAACAGAAAAGGCTAACGACTTCGAACCAACGCAAAAAAATATTAAAGCACTGACTGCAGTTTCTAACGAACTCTGGCAAGTGGACTGGTCCGCACTGGAAACATTGGGGATGAACAAGCTCTATACCACCAGCGAATGGCCTTCAATGGTAAGAATGGTCTGGTATGGACGAGTAGACGTGACGCTGGCTCCTTTCCAACCAAATGATGATATGTCCGTAACCTTTGAAAATATGCGCCTGGTGCCCATTCAGGGAGTAAAAGTTGTACTCCCCGGAACTCGCCACTGGCTGGTAAGTAAGGCGCACCCGCAAGGGAAAAAAGTATTCTCAGCTCTGGAGGAAGGTATTGCCAAGCTAAGGGAACAGGGAACGATTGCAAGAGCCTATCGAGAAAGCGGTTTCTTTGATCACCGGGTTGATAACTGGCTCGAAATCACACCGGATGACCTGACGCCCTACTCGGAAAAAAAATAGGCACCGCCCATACAACCGCCCTATTTCTTATCATCCTCATCGAAGTCATCCATGTCATCAAAATCGGTGTCTGAAAAATCGTTTTCAGCATCTGCAGCAGCTTGCGCCGCTGCCTCCTGCTCATCCAGTTCATCAATCAAACCGGATATTGCATCATCCAGCTCTTCTTCCGCGAGATCCAACCCTTGGGCCTTCAGCATCGCCGCCACCATATCGTCTTCTTCGTCCTCTTCCTCAGTAGCAACGTCATCGTCCACATCGTCGTCAACGTCTTCTGGAACCATTTCGTCCAGGTCATCAAAGTCTCCATCATCAGCAACGTCTTCAACCACGGGAGGTTCAATCTCTAATTCTGGCTCTGGGGGGATATCGTCGGCCGGTTCCGACTCGATCTGAGGCTCCTCTTCGAAAGCAGGCTCTGGCTCCATTTCCATCTCCATCCCCATCTCCATGGAAGGCTCTTCGATAATAGGATCCAAATCCTCCATTGGCGGCTCTTCTTCATCGAGCTCCTCTTCAGGCTCTTCCTCGATTTCCGGCTCCTCTTCATTCACTTTCTCGTCTGAGAATTCGTCCAATAAATCCTTGTTACCTGAACTCATAATTTTCTTAAATGCAAAGAAACCCAAGGCAAAGAGCGTAAGGTTACCCAGTCCAAGTAAGATGTAGATTAGCCAAGGGGGAAAAACTGAACCAGACACTTCAGGTTCCGGCTCCTGCTCAGCAGGAGGAGACTCTTTCGGCTCTTCCACCTTTTCTTCTATCGGCGACTCCGGTTCTTTCTCCTCAACGGCTGGCTCAGGCTCGGCAAAAAAAGGCTCCGCAGTTTTACTGAAGCCTTCATCAACGGTGTAATTAAAGGTGATATCGTCAAGCTGGATATCAAAATCATTGCCTCTGTCATCATTGCCTTTTACCCGAATCTCAGCGACATACTGTCCTTCCAGATCTGGATGCAGATGAGCCTGCCAAGTATCCACTTCTGTTGCAGTCAGTGGGTAGATTTTTTTCCGTCCACCAGGGGCCTTAACGGTGGCGACAATTTGAGTGCTGGCAACATCAATATCCTGAGAGAAAGCGTTAGCAGTTAACACATAAACCGATTTACCATCGATCAAGGCCTGCTCTACATTCGCTCCAAATGGTTCCCTCACCGTAAACTGATGAGAAAAATGCCGTTTAAAACTCTTGCCATCAACGGTCACATTTAACTGATAAATACCATCCTTATCAAAAACAGGTAACGCCGCCTGAAAAATTCCGTCCCCGGGAACCGTTTCCGATAATGAAGACTGCCAATATTCCTTTAGCTCAAATTCGTCCTTACCCGCTTCCATTGCGGCTGTAATGTCCATCAGGGACAGAAACTCCTCTCGGGTAATTGTCTGACCATCCTCTTTCAATAACAGCTTCAGCGTCTCTTCTTGCCCTTTAAACACGTTATTGGGCAAGGGTTTAACCCTTAGATTTAAGTTACTGACCACCGTGATCCGACTTTCCGGATCCATAGCAGCAATAACACCCCACTCACCCTCAAGTGGTCGTTTAACCGTAATCAGGTCATAATTATCCGCCCTGTGCCAACTCACATCTCTACTGGCGATGTTCGCTGAATACTCCTCATTGTCAGGCCCTACCAATCGGGTTTGCTCGTCGGGTGATTGGCGGAAGATCAACGCGGTAAACTCTTCAACACTGGAATCAATAACAAACTGGTTATCCGTCAGTGGAACCTGCTCAGCAGGCGCAGCCACGTCAAAGGCTTTCAGAAAAATCCGCATCAAATCATCTGCGGTATGAGCCACTTCAGCCAGGCCGTCCGTACCCAGAGAGAGCTTATTCAAAAGATTGGTGTCCGCATTATCCGACAAAGCAATGGTATGAATTACGTAGCCGGCTTCTTTCAACTTGGGAATGACGTCATCAACAATCCTCCGCCATTCTTCTTTATTTTTCTCCGGGTCTTTGTCGATATCGACCATACCATCGGTCAACAAAATCAGGCTGGTTCGGTATTTATCATTAGGTGCGCTGCGATCGTATGCGGCTTTTTCCAGTGCATCACCAATATTGGTATACAAGCCCACCGAGTTAATTTTTTTTGCAGATGAAAGCGCGTCGTCTTTCCAACTGGACTCAACCGGTTTGTGGGGAACCAACATATTCACCCACTGGCCGAACGTCCAAACCCCTGCCTTGCTGTCTTCAGGCAATAACTGCACCAGCAGCTCGACAGCGGGTTGACGTAAGTTGTTCGGGTCATTCTGTTTCATGCTGCCAGACACATCGATAATCAGTCGAACATCTGGAGGCAATCTGGACTGATCCTGAGTGTGTCCACTCAGAGGAAG includes:
- a CDS encoding late competence development ComFB family protein, producing the protein MLLGIGRRRQRVDSSRDSVHNYYEHMVIEQILRANERANDDSDFLADIACVALNHLPPKYVRHDVDMTFFLTPDEQEEMLDRVAKAVNNAVNYVLSREQEKKNWLKNEQAADAQNDQ
- a CDS encoding vWA domain-containing protein, whose translation is MHQIRFSCLLLVCFFLPLSGHTQDQSRLPPDVRLIIDVSGSMKQNDPNNLRQPAVELLVQLLPEDSKAGVWTFGQWVNMLVPHKPVESSWKDDALSSAKKINSVGLYTNIGDALEKAAYDRSAPNDKYRTSLILLTDGMVDIDKDPEKNKEEWRRIVDDVIPKLKEAGYVIHTIALSDNADTNLLNKLSLGTDGLAEVAHTADDLMRIFLKAFDVAAPAEQVPLTDNQFVIDSSVEEFTALIFRQSPDEQTRLVGPDNEEYSANIASRDVSWHRADNYDLITVKRPLEGEWGVIAAMDPESRITVVSNLNLRVKPLPNNVFKGQEETLKLLLKEDGQTITREEFLSLMDITAAMEAGKDEFELKEYWQSSLSETVPGDGIFQAALPVFDKDGIYQLNVTVDGKSFKRHFSHQFTVREPFGANVEQALIDGKSVYVLTANAFSQDIDVASTQIVATVKAPGGRKKIYPLTATEVDTWQAHLHPDLEGQYVAEIRVKGNDDRGNDFDIQLDDITFNYTVDEGFSKTAEPFFAEPEPAVEEKEPESPIEEKVEEPKESPPAEQEPEPEVSGSVFPPWLIYILLGLGNLTLFALGFFAFKKIMSSGNKDLLDEFSDEKVNEEEPEIEEEPEEELDEEEPPMEDLDPIIEEPSMEMGMEMEMEPEPAFEEEPQIESEPADDIPPEPELEIEPPVVEDVADDGDFDDLDEMVPEDVDDDVDDDVATEEEDEEDDMVAAMLKAQGLDLAEEELDDAISGLIDELDEQEAAAQAAADAENDFSDTDFDDMDDFDEDDKK